In a genomic window of Pseudorasbora parva isolate DD20220531a chromosome 24, ASM2467924v1, whole genome shotgun sequence:
- the LOC137063571 gene encoding zinc finger and SCAN domain-containing protein 29-like, whose translation MTTPSASPFAEIINSLAVLHQEHHKALLDLRTEQERRFEAIVQGQQEDRERFRSWMDREVRAEAAGRASAPVHVPLQKMGPEDDPEAFVDLFQKAAEACGWPRAQWPVRLIPLLSGEAQAAAQHLPVANLLDYDDLKRAILQRVGRTPEQHRQRFRSLEWGESGRPFALAQQLRDECRRWLLAGGSDVDHVVDLVVLEQFITRLPRKTAEWVQCHRPTSLETAIHLAEDHLVACPGVGEPPLTSPSLSPPSLSLSRPVPLPRSRPPGPPRVPPRGRGGMGLGPSGSSRVPPRGAGPLGAGGDNGSGSAPFPRSSSNPLPAAG comes from the coding sequence atgacaacgccctccgcctcgccatttgcggagatcatcaactccctcgcggtcctccaccaggaacaccataaggcattgctggaccttcggaccgaacaggagcgccgcttcgaggccatcgtccaaggccagcaagaggaccgcgagcggttccggagctggatggaccgggaggttcgcgccgaggccgcggggcgggccagcgcaccggtgcacgtgcccctacagaagatggggccggaagacgaccccgaggccttcgtggatctgttccaaaaagccgcggaggcctgcgggtggccccgggcacagtggccggtgcgcctcatcccccttctatccggcgaagcccaggcggccgcgcaacatctaccggtcgcgaacctcctggactacgacgacctgaagcgggccatacttcagcgggtcggccggaccccagaacaacaccgccagcgtttccgctccctggagtggggtgagtccggtcgacccttcgcattggcccaacagctccgggacgagtgccgcagatggctgctggccggcggcagcgacgtggaccatgttgtcgatctggtggtgctggagcagttcatcactcggctcccccggaagaccgccgagtgggtccagtgccaccggcccacgtcgctggagacggccatccacctggcggaggaccacctggtggcgtgcccgggggtcggcgaacccccactaacttctccctctctctctcccccctctctctctctctctcgacctgtccctctccccaggtcccgccctccaggccctcctcgcgtcccccccagaggccggggtgggatgggccttggaccgtctgggagttcgcgggtcccgcccaggggggcggggccgctgggggctggtggtgacaatggctctggttccgccccctttccgcgctcatcctccaacccactccccgccgccgggtag